The Bacteroidota bacterium genome segment GGCGTGGCAGACCGAGCACCAGGTCGGCTACGCCGTGTACGCCGACTACCCGCTCGGCCTAGACCCGGCCTACGTGTGGGGCCACCCCGAGGACTTCCAGCTCGACTGGTTTGAGCACAACGTCTACCACGCCCTGCTGACGACCGACGAGTTCGTGTGGGTCTACGACGAAGAGATCAACTGGTGGGACGAGCCGGACGCGGGCTGGGCACGCTACGTCCCGCCCGGCACGGAGGAGCGGATCGCCTCGGCGCGCGCCAAGCTCGCCGCGGGCAAGGGGCTGGGCTTCGACCTCGCCAAGCCCGGCGAGTTCTGGTTCGACCCGGCCGTCGCCGCCGACCGCATCGCGGCTCCCGAGGCGCGGCTCGTGCTCCCGCCCGGCCCGCTCACGCTCGGCGAGCCCTTCACCGTCACCGTCGAGGTGGATGGTCCGGCGCAGTTCGTCTCTCTCATCGTTAACGGGGCCTACGCCGCGCCCGACGACTTCGAGGCACCATTCGAGTTCGAGGTGTCTGGCCTGTCGAAGGGGACCGTGACCCTGTGGGCGCGCGCGCAGACGGACGGGTACGAGCACGTCACGACCGCCCCGGTTAGGCGCCCTGTTCGGCCATCAGTCGACGTCGCCATCCGTCCCGGCACTGTCGGTGAGGCGCTCCGCGTCTTCCCGAACCCAGCGCGGTCCGTGGCTACGGCTGCGTGGGGTACGGCCGAGCCAGGACGGGTGCAGCTCGACGCGCTCGGCCGGGTGGTGCGGACGCTCGTGGACGAGGAGCAGCCGGCCGGGACGTACGCGCGGCGGGTGCCGCTGGCGGGCGTGCCGTCGGGGGTCTACCTGGTGCGTCTGCGCGCTGGGGCCCGCACCGAGACCGCCCGCCTCACCGTCATCCACTGACCTACTCATCGCCCCGGCTTGCCATGCGCGCTCTGCTCCTCGCCCTCGCTCTTGCCCTGCCTGCTGCTGCGCAGGACAGCCCGCGCCTGCTGCTGGCCCAGCAGCCCAACTTCCCGCTGACCTACCCCGAGCACCTCGCGGACAACCTCGACTACCTCGATGCGCTCCCGTTCGACGGGATCACCGTGACGGTCTTCGCCTCGTGGCAACTGATGAAGCCGGGATGGACGTTCACCGCTGAGGAGATCGCAGGGAGCCTCTCGCCCATCGCCGGGCAGTTCGAGCGGCTCGACTACAACTTCCTCCTCGTCACCATCAACGACCCCGGCGACGTGTTCGACGACGCCGCGTGGGCGCCCGTGCTGGCCAACTGGGGGGCGCTCGCCGAGGCCGCCCGCGACGCGGGCTTTGCCGGGCTGTTCTTCGATGTGGAGGAGTACGGGACGACCTGGCTGAACTACCCCGAGGACTACGACAGCCCGGTGCAGAGCCTGGCGGCCTACCGCAAGCAGACGCGGCTGCGCGGGCAGCAGATGATGGAGGCCGTCGCCGCCGCATGGCCGGAGGCCGAGGTGCTGTTCACGTTCGGCCCCTGGCTCTCGGAGCCGGCGACGCCGGGCTACGTCCGCCTCCTCCAGGTCGCGGACGCCGAGGAGTACGAACTGCTCGGCCCGCTTTTCGTCGGCTTCCTCGAAGGGGCCGGCCCCGGCAACCGCATCATCGACGGTGGGGAGTGCTACCAGTACCGCACCGCCGAGGACTTCGGACGCGCCTACGCCTGGCGCGAAGTCGGGATCGCCTCGAAGAATACGGACAGCGCCTTCATCCCCGAGGCCCTCCGCCCAGGCTGGGGCGACCGCGTCTCGAGCGGCTTCGGGGTCTACAACATCGACTGGAAGGCTGCCGAGGGCTACCCGATGAACCCGGAGGTCATGGAGACGACCCTCCGCAACGCCCTCCGCCGCGCGGACGACCTGGTGTGGTATTACAACGAGGAGTTCGCCGACGGCACCGGCAACTGGCATGTGCCGGGTTCGATGCCGCAGGCGTGGACCGACGCGGTTGTGGCGGCGCAGCAGAGCCCGGTCGGAGTGCCTCTTGGGCCGGCGGCAGTCGGGGAGCAGATTGCAGGGCCGTTCCCGAACCCGACGCGCGGGCAGGCCACCGTGCGGCTTCGGCTAGACCGTGCTGCGCCGGTCCGCATCGCAAGCCGCGACCTGCTTGGACGCCAGGTCGCCCTCGTCCACGCCGGCCCGCTCACGCCCGGCCTCCACCGGTTCGAGATGTCTACCAAAGAGATCCCAGCCGGCACCTACCTCGTCCGCTTGCAGATCGGAGACCGGACCGAGACGCGACGCCTGACGGTGCTCCGGTAGCCACGCACAGGGCGGCTCGGCGAGGCGGTCTCCGCCGCAGACGTTACGACTCGTCGGTCACGTCGTCGATTGCGCAGGCGATGGCGAGCCACAGGCTCCCGCCGCCCAGCGAGCCGCCCTCGAAGACACCCTCCCCAACCAGCGTGAGCGTGCCGTCCTCAAGGGTGAGCGGCGCTCCGGTGGCGTCGAGCTCCGGCTGGTCGATGCGGGCGTCGGACGAGAGCGCGAGCGTCACCTGCGACTTGCGCGCGAGCACATGCCGCGGGTCGAACGTGAGGTCCACCTCGATCTCGACGTGGCCCGTTGCCGGGTCGAACGTCCCCTCCGGATCGCCCGCGATCGTTACCGTCGCCGTGACGTCGCCGAGGTCCGTGCCGACATGGTCGGTGACAGGCGGGAAGTCGAGCAGGTGGACGGTGCCTGCGCTGCGGTCGAGGGCTGCGCGGAACAGGATCGGGTCCTCGCCCTCGCTGGGCTCGTGAACGAGGTGGCGGTTGTCGCCGTCGAGGATGCGGTGCGCGAGGAGAGCGTAGACGTCGGCGTCGAGGCGGGCGGAGAACTGCGTCGGAAGGTCCATCGGTCTGGGCGAGGAGCAGAGAGGAGCAGGCGGGCACAAAAAAACCCAGCAGCCTTACGGGGCTGCCGGGGCGCTGCTTGGCGCAGCCTTACGGGGCTGCTAGCATCGTACCGTCTAAACGGGAAGCCGCAAATTGTAGTTTCTGGAAGGCGGGCATTAACATAGGCTTCATAGTAATGGCAAAACGATCACGAACAGGCGGTTCGGGTCTAGTCGCGGGTCCACCGGACGCGGTCGCCGGCGGTGATGCCCCAGGTATCGGTGAATCCGGCCTGCGTCTCAACTACGAACCGCGACAGGCCTTCCGCGGAGACGTTCTCCGACGAGAACGGGCGGGTGTATTTCGCCGTGTTGATGACGGCCGAATCGGGCGAGACGAACGTGATGTCGAGCGAGAGCGGGGTGTTGGCCATCCAGAAGCTGTGGCGCTGCGTGCGTGGCATCAGGAAGAGCATCCCGCTCTTCTCGGGCAGCGAGGTCCGGTCCATCAGCCCCCGCGCCGTCGCCGAGTCGCCCTCGGCGATCTCGATGTCGATGGTCACGATCTCCTCGCCGTCCTCGCGGGAGAAGGTGAGCGAGCCGTCACGCCGGAAAGGAATCGTCTCGGCGTCGCCGTCACCGGGCGGCGGCGGGGGCTGCTCGGTTTGGCACCCGGTGGTGACGAGGAGCGTGAAGGCGAGGAGGAAAAGGGGGCGCATGGAGAGAGAGGCTGTCGGCTCTTGGCTGTCGGCTGTCGGCTCGCAGTCTGAGAGCTAGTGGCTAACCCGAGCGGCCGCGGCACCAGTGTCGCGTGCAGAGGTTGGTTCCAGTCTGTCAAAGGAGTGAGGGCGTTGCGAACTGCCTGCCTTTGGTCTGAAAGCCGAAAGCCGACAGCTAGCTGAGCAGCTTTGCCGTCACGGCGTCGGCGACGAGCGCGCCCTCGTCGGTGAGGCGGACGGTGCTGCGCCGGATCGGGTGGATGAGGCCGCCCGCTTCGAGGTCGGCGAGTGCGTCGATCTTCTCGGTGAGGAGGTCCACGCCGTAGGTCTCCGCGAGCACGTCGAGGTCGAGGCCGTCGCGGAGCAAGCGCAGGCGCAGCAGAATATATTCGTCGGCGAGGATATCCGCCCCGAGGCGCTCCTGGTAGTCGAGCGGCCGGTGGCCCTGCTGCATGAGCGCCTCGTACTGCCGCAGGTTGCGGACGTTCGCCCAGCGCCCGGCCAGCGACGGCGTCTCGCGCCAGAACGAGTGCGCGCTCGGGCCGAAGCCGAGGTAGTTGCCGTGCTCCCAGTAGATCTCGTTGTGGCGGCTGCGCACGCCGGGCTGCCCGAAGCTCGAGATCTCGTAGTGCTCGTAGCCGCGCTCCCGGAGGTAGTCCATCGTCTCCAGGAAGCGCTCGCCCATCGCCGTGTCGGGCGTCGGGGCGACGGTCCCCCGCTCGACCATCTTCGCCAGCGGCGTCTGCTCTTCGACGGTCAGGCCGTAGGTCGAGAGGTGGGGGACGCCGAGGTTCGCCGCGCGCTCCATGTTCGCCATCCAGCGCTCGGGCGGCTGCTCCGGCACCCCAAAGATGAGGTCGACCGAGTACGAGTCGAACCCGACGGCCTCGATGGCCTCGATGGCGCGCATCGCCTCGTCGCCGTCGTGGGCGCGGCCCATGAACTGCAGGTCGGGGTCGAAGAACGACTGCACGCCGACCGAGAGGCGGGTGATGCCGAGGTCGCGCAGGCCCTCCAGGTACTCCCGCCCCGCCGTCTCCGGGTTGACCTCGAACGTCACCTCGTGCGCACTGCTCGTGTCGAAGTGCCGCTCGATCTCGCGCATAAGCATCGCTACCTCGTCGAGAGGCAGAAGCGACGGCGTGCCCCCGCCGAAGTAGATCGTCTCGATGGCCTCGCGCCCGCCGTACTCCCGCCCGTACGCGTCGATCTCGATCCGCATCGCGTCCACGAACGGGCGCGTCAGCCGCCGCGTGGTGGTGACGTAGAAGTCGCAGTAGATGCAGCGCCGCGTGCAGAAGGGGATATGGAGGTAGAGGCCGGCCAGGGGAGCGACGAGCTTGGAGCGACGAACGACGAGCGGGACCCGTAAAACTACGTCGTGCCTGCTGTCCGTCTTTACCTTCACGCATTCGTCGTTCGTCACTCGTCGCCCGTCCCTTGCTCGATTTTCACCGGCTCCACCCGCAGCTCTCCGACTTCGGCGCGTACCGCGTCGACGAAGACGCGCGCCGCGACGTGAAGCTGGCCCTCGCGCTCGATGCCTTCCGCGACTGCGCGCCCGGGTGGGAGGCGCTCCGCGACC includes the following:
- a CDS encoding T9SS type A sorting domain-containing protein, with the protein product MRALLLALALALPAAAQDSPRLLLAQQPNFPLTYPEHLADNLDYLDALPFDGITVTVFASWQLMKPGWTFTAEEIAGSLSPIAGQFERLDYNFLLVTINDPGDVFDDAAWAPVLANWGALAEAARDAGFAGLFFDVEEYGTTWLNYPEDYDSPVQSLAAYRKQTRLRGQQMMEAVAAAWPEAEVLFTFGPWLSEPATPGYVRLLQVADAEEYELLGPLFVGFLEGAGPGNRIIDGGECYQYRTAEDFGRAYAWREVGIASKNTDSAFIPEALRPGWGDRVSSGFGVYNIDWKAAEGYPMNPEVMETTLRNALRRADDLVWYYNEEFADGTGNWHVPGSMPQAWTDAVVAAQQSPVGVPLGPAAVGEQIAGPFPNPTRGQATVRLRLDRAAPVRIASRDLLGRQVALVHAGPLTPGLHRFEMSTKEIPAGTYLVRLQIGDRTETRRLTVLR
- a CDS encoding DUF192 domain-containing protein, yielding MRPLFLLAFTLLVTTGCQTEQPPPPPGDGDAETIPFRRDGSLTFSREDGEEIVTIDIEIAEGDSATARGLMDRTSLPEKSGMLFLMPRTQRHSFWMANTPLSLDITFVSPDSAVINTAKYTRPFSSENVSAEGLSRFVVETQAGFTDTWGITAGDRVRWTRD
- the hemW gene encoding radical SAM family heme chaperone HemW, with the translated sequence MKVKTDSRHDVVLRVPLVVRRSKLVAPLAGLYLHIPFCTRRCIYCDFYVTTTRRLTRPFVDAMRIEIDAYGREYGGREAIETIYFGGGTPSLLPLDEVAMLMREIERHFDTSSAHEVTFEVNPETAGREYLEGLRDLGITRLSVGVQSFFDPDLQFMGRAHDGDEAMRAIEAIEAVGFDSYSVDLIFGVPEQPPERWMANMERAANLGVPHLSTYGLTVEEQTPLAKMVERGTVAPTPDTAMGERFLETMDYLRERGYEHYEISSFGQPGVRSRHNEIYWEHGNYLGFGPSAHSFWRETPSLAGRWANVRNLRQYEALMQQGHRPLDYQERLGADILADEYILLRLRLLRDGLDLDVLAETYGVDLLTEKIDALADLEAGGLIHPIRRSTVRLTDEGALVADAVTAKLLS